A segment of the Eubalaena glacialis isolate mEubGla1 chromosome 14, mEubGla1.1.hap2.+ XY, whole genome shotgun sequence genome:
aatgcaaaaataCTTAAAGTGATTACCCTTGGGGAGTGACAGTCAGGGGATAGGGCAGGGGTGCTGATGGGAAGACTACTCTTTTTCATGGAAATCTCAGTAGAACTATTTGAATTttaaactattgggttggccaaaaagttcatttgggttttccgTAACATCctgcagaaaaacccaaatgaactttttggccaacccaatacttacctgtgtttttttaataaaaataaaaaatttaaaagcttaaaCAGACCACTAAAGACCTTTATAAAAGGTTGCTCGTCCCTTTAGCCAGAGGGCTTTCAGTGGTGTGATGTGAGCAGAAGCCGGAAACACAGTGtgttgaagaataaatgagacacGAGATAGCAAAAGGAGACTGGTTTTCAATAAGCTGTTGATAAATGAAATGGGATGGGGACAGAGAGGACAACACGATCAAAGAAGGTTTTCAAAGGTGGCAGTGCTTAAGATGACACTTCTGCTGGCAATGTCCTCCTCAGAAACTGCTTGCCAAGGAACTCCTTAAAACTATTAGATTAGCTGGACTCCCATGACTGTCCCTGGGTGGTTCTTTTTTTGCCTCACCAGTTGTCTTGCTGCTCCAGTATCTTTCCAAGGGAGAGTTCACGATGTATGCGAAGGAACAATTCCACAGTGCAGCCTTCTGGCAAGAAGAACTCTTGTATCTCTGTTAAATGTGGCGGGCAGAAAAAAACTTTCTGAGCCACCACCTAGATGAAAGGTAGCAACCTGACTGAGCTCATCAGACACAGACCAGGGAGTAGCTGAGTTACAGCACTTCCTTAGGGTCAGGTTCCACATGATGTTCATTTATAACACAGAACAGAGAAAACAACTATCATATGCAGTATCAGACTTTCCATGATACAACACTTCAAAATCAGAGACTTAAAAAATGAAGCCAATTTGCCCAagtattcatcaaatatttaccaaggcttatgATGTCATGACAGTTAGACCCTTTCTTGAGCAAACAAAGGTTTCTGGCTTCCTCTGcaactaaaaataattaacacCTCCCACATGATCCAGCTGTGTGTTCCAGAGGTAAACTAGCAGAAGGGGCAACTTAGAAAAAGTCAAGGTCAAGGCACCATTCCACTGTGAGAGGCAAGTGGAGAAAGACTGCAGCAGGTTACGTTCAACAAGGAAGCAACAACACAAGGAGCCACGCAAGTCTCCCCAGATATTCCAGGCTTTAAATGTCGCACCCTATTCTGTTCATCAAGCAACATTTATAGTCTATAAGAGCTTTCAAGTTTTCTGAGTAGCTCCACCCAGTTGATAACAATTACCCTGTCAGGTAAATTACCCAGCATTTAGCATTTACGTTTATCAATTGGTCTCTCCTGCTCAATTGACAATCAATCCCTAAAAGTTTATCTAGTGTTAGATGGCGTATCTGACAATTCAGTGAAAGGAAATTGGTCAAATCCAACAATAGACtgccaaaagaaagaaatgtctaATCACAAAAATACTACAACTAATTACAAATAGTGATTAGGTTCTAAAGAGATTATCTCCTAGGTAGATTTTAATAGAAATCTTGAAcagtttggtgggggggggggggggaagatacCCTGATGATTGGGTAATAACAGAACATGacaaaaacactaaaaattttctgcacacacacacaaacattacaAGTCTAGTCAGAAGGAAATACACCAGAAAAGGaagatagaatttttaaaaataatttacaagggatgttctttattactttttatcagTTCTAAAATATcatcctcctttaaaaaaatttaagactgGAATGACAGATTATTTCCTTCACTGTTGTAAATACTGCAAATTTATCAGCGGAGctaaatatcaatataattttTCCTTAAGCTCGAACACATAAGAGAGCACTAAAATAGATTATAAACCTCATTTGACCTGATGTTATAAAAAGTCACTCTGGCTGTCTTCAGTCCTGTTCCGTCTCCAGATAGATTTCCAGGGTAGGCTTGTGTCACTTGGTCCATCTATAGTAGGTCGGATAGGGTAGTCTGTAGTAACTGCCAGGATACCACCTTCTGTTCTGCGCTGCTTGACTGGCATTTGGCTTTACATTCCAAGAGTACCTCCTTTGTAAACAGTCCTCTCCGTGGGGACCAGGAGGAGGAATATGGCCTCTCTGGTAAatgttctgattctgtgaaaattttcttaaacaaaacaaaagtaatacaccattattagttttaataaatatatataataagctttataaaattatacatagaTACTCTGGTTCTACTGTTTTCTACCTGTGTGATTTTAGCAGATAAAATTGCTTAATCTTTGGATTTCATAGTTCTTTATAAAATAGAGCTAATAATACCGTCCATCTTCATGGATTGTTTTGAAGGTAAATTAAGATGATATACTTCAATTACCCACCACAATGCCTTGGCACACTGTAGGTTCCCAGAAGCCTTTCCACCTTTCCCTATAGAGATAAATGCCCATACTATTCTAATCAGATACGTTCTCTCCAAGTGTGGCAGGGTTGACATGAAACAGAATAAGcgatttatttttgaaaaccagGAACCTACTTTCACTTTATAAGTAAATACATACATgaattaattataaaatgtagAAATTCTAACCATGGCACATGcagcaaatttggaaaattaaattgTTTCAAAAGCAACATCAGTAAATCTAATATAATCAtacaaaagaaaatttggaaatctGAGAAAAGTAAACACCCCCAAAACCCCCTCAATCCCACTTAATCTAAGTAAACTGGTTAATATTTACTTTTGGTCTTTTTCCCCCTAGCATCTTTTTTTGACTGCTGAATCATAACCTATTATTTTCACTTATCATAAGCTATCACTTTCAATGGCTTTATAAAATATCATAGTATGGATATAATAATTTACTTAGCTATTCTTCATCGTTAGAAATGCAAGCTGCTACCAATTTTTccactactgtaaataatgctgggaTTAACATCCCAAAACATATACAACTGTATCCTAAGCACCGAGTCCAGAGTCTGATACATAGTAGGGAGTTGGAGAAATGTGCTGAATGATTAAATGCATgtacatttttccatatttttaagtatttctgtAACCTCATGGTGGAATTACCAGGTATGAACATTTTTATGGCTATTACAGTTATGTTTCAAAAGGGCTATACCATTTTTCAGTGCCCCTGGCAACACAAGCAACACCTTTTTGAAATGTTTACATCTGCTAAAAATGCCAAAACATCTTTTTGAAAACTGAAAGTTTACAATGTGCTAAAGTACTTTATTAACTCATGTAATAATCAACAACAATCCCAAGgtatatgttattaaaattttatttataatattgttaaaatttccatcTAACTGATAAGAAAATAGGAATTTAGAGATCTTACTCAACATCACATACAGGGTGaacagcagagccaggatgcAAACCCAGGTCCAGCCTGACAATCAATACACTGGACTACCTTGTCAACAACTTGCTAAATTAATAGCAAAATAGCAAAAACTGTTGTTCTTTGAATTGTACTGAGGTTTTTCCTGTTTCCCGAGTAAAAGTATGTTTGTGATTTATGTGTTCAACCCCTTTGCAAGTTTCTCTACtggaattttatcattttccctatAATTTGTATTTACTCTTTAAATAAAGCAACCTTctttattctgaaaactatacCACTATTAATGCAGCCTAAGAATGTAAGATTCTTTCTGACACTCACGTCAAATTATTGGCTTAAACTAAGTTTAAGAATCAATGAAAATTCCTAAGTCCTCTTCCCAACTGCCTCTGAAAAATCACCTATTCCCCCTCCTATACTTGATTTTCCAGCCCTAAATGCAAAATATGGAACAAACAATACCTCCTGGTTGACACTGATCAGCAAGAAAACACCAATTCTTCACATTATAATGTGTTTGcactaatatataatattaatttctatttcaattCTAGAAAAAGGGAAAGCAGAGATACCTTTCTGATTGCTGAAAATCTTGGGTCTGGGTACGGAAACGCCGAGATGTTGGGTAACCTGGGGTTGGATGTAGGTTATACTTAGGTCCTTGGTTAACagacttattagctgtgtgaactGTTTCCATCATATGCACTGAGTCTTCAAAACCACTTGTTCTGGATACACTGGAATCCCGATTCCTCAAACAGAATGTTTCCACAAAATATTACTGGTCTGCAAATTCAGTAGCCAATTTAGTGACTATATTTTGGCCCGTGAAAATAACAATTCCATCCTCCCCCCATTCCTATCTGTTTAGGTTTCCTCAAGCAAGTAAACAAGCTACATGAAGAAGGGATATGTGCAacttaaatgatataaaaatagatCTTCCTAACCACAAATATCACATATAAAATGCAACTTACTTTCTGATGGGACCATTCCGAAGGTCTTCAATGTAGTTTTGTCTTTCTAAGCAATGTCCACGGCTCCTATTGAATACTGAGGAGCGGATGAACTGTTAGAAATAACTGTACAGAAAGCAAATCTTTCCCAGAGAAAGCAGATCAAAGCtgaaatccagggacttccctggtggcgcagtggttaacaagccgcctgccaatgcaggggacaggggttcgagccctggtccgggaagatcccacatgccgcagagcaactaagcccatgcgccacaaccactgaagcccacgtgccacaactactgaagcctgcatgcctagagcccgtgctccccaacgagaagccaccgcaatgagaggcccgcataccgcaacaaagagtagcccccactcgccgcaactagagaaagcccgcacagcaacgaagacccaacgcagccaaaaataacttaattaattaaataaatttaaaaaagaaaaaaaaatgctgaaatcCACTGACTAATTATTCAGGCTGTTATATCTCACTATTTCCAGATACATACCTTTATAAACTTTTGGTAAAAGGTTATCTTATGTCAGAACAAATGAATTacaaacttttctctttttccaaaatTTGAGAAATTCCCCTACACTTCTACCTTCaaattataaaaagggaaaagtagTGACAACCCTTATACTTACATTCAATTGCATCATCTGGCCACATGCCTTCTACATCAATCAAATATctacaaaacaacaaaatttgagtcatttgtaaataaaaagaaaagaaaatcaagtttTTGCAAAAAAGGTCCAATTTCGCTTtacaaatatagatataaaaatcctaaGAAAATATCAGCACATCTAATCAATAATTATTAAAGAATGATATATACCATGACTACAAAAAGGCTTTATTCCAATGATGCAAGGATAACACAACTTtagaaaatctattaatataattatttacattaatacaacaatttaattaataaatgaaagagaataaaatacaggACCAAACTGGCAGATGTTAAAAAGTTATCTGATAACATACAACGGTCAGTTTCGGTCAAAATGCTTTGTACACTAAAAACAGAGTACTTTGTACACTAATATGACAGAGTATTCATCAAGAACCAACcaataacaaaagacaaattaGGACAAATATTAACATCATATCTAAAAAACCCTATCTAACCAACCATAGGAGCCAGAAACTTAGGAATCACCATCACTGACAGCTATTTCTCCCTCACCCTCATCCTCAACCCACCACCAGTGCTAACAATGATACTGCCTACATACCTCTAGTATCTGTCCACATCTTTCCACCAAAATGACCACCAtaccctggtccaagccaccattatGCCCAATTTCTACACAAGTCTCCTAACTTGTTTCCTCGCTTCCACTCTTTCTCCCTGCAGTGTATTCTCCACTCGGTAGCAAAACGATAGGTTGAAAATGCAATTGGGTATGTTCCACACACTCACCTTCAACAAAAAAAGTTCAATGGTTTTCTATTACTCTTCAAGTCTGAAACCTTAAACATAAGCCTGCACGATCGAGCTCCTACCCACACTTGCAGCTCCATTATAATGACGTGCTCCCCCAACAGCCCCACCTTCCTGGCCAGTTCCTCCAACACAGCACATGCTTTCCTCTTATAGGGTCTTTTGCTATTCCTTATGCTCAGAAATCTCTCCCCAACGTCCCTATCTGGTTAATatctactcatccttcagataTCAGCTGAAACATCCCTAAAGAAACCTTCTCTAATCTCCATGATGAGATCAAATCCTCCCTAAAATATGCTCTCATGGTACCATGTCCCTCTCCTTGGCACTTGTCAGAGTTGTAATTCTACATGCAGAGTATGATTCTTGATTATCTATTCCCTCTCTGGACTGCTAGAATTCACAAAGGGCAGGTCAAGTCTCTTCACTCACAAAATTTCACAAGTCTTTTTGCTAGCACCCAGCACACTGCTTAAAcataacagatgctcaataagtatttcctGCATGAACAACCATACATTGGTACAGTGTAGCAACACCCACAAAAAGCATAAGGGCATAAACTCCTTGATGCAGAAGTCCCATTCTGAGTGAAGTTAACTGAGACAAAGCATATATATTCAAAGATGTTCACACAGGAATGTTCATTACTTTGACGTTTTATAATATCAAAAACTTCTGACTTTTATATGTTCATCAGTAAGCAAAGGAACaatgcagccttaaaaaaaacaaaaaaaacaaatgggacctaatgaaacttaaatgcttttgcacagcaaaggaaactataagcaagacgaaaagacaaccctcagaatgggagaaaatatttgcaaacgaatcaacagacaaaggattaatctccaaaatatataaataggtcatgcagctcactattaaaaaaaacaaacaacccaatcaaaaaatgggcagaagggcttccctggtggcgcagtggtttgagagtctgcctgctaatgcaggggacacgggttcgagccctggtctgggaagatcccacatgccgcggagcgactaggcctgtaagccacaactactgagcctgcacgtctggagcctgtgctccgcaacaagagaggccacgatagtgagaggcccgcgcaccgcgatgaggaatggccccgcttgccgcagctagaggaagccctcgcacagaaacgaagacccaacacagcccaaaaaataaataaataaataaataaataaattataattaaaggcgctaataatttttttttaaatggtaaatttaaaaaaaaaaaatgggcagaagacctatatagacatttctccaaaggagacatacagatggccaagaagtacatgaaaagctactcaacatcactaattattaaagaaatgcaaatcaaaactacaatgaggtatcacctcacaccggttagaatgggcatcatcagaaaatttacaaacaacaaatgctggagagggtgtgaggaaagggaaccctcttgcactgctggtgggaatgtaaactgatacagccactatggagaacaatatggaggttccttaaaaactaaaactagaattaccatatgacccagcaatcccactactggccatatactcagagaaaaccataattcaaaaag
Coding sequences within it:
- the DUSP11 gene encoding RNA/RNP complex-1-interacting phosphatase, with translation MSQWHHAHGRWGQGRGFSGRSSAKRKGGNHIPERWKDYLPVGQRMPGTRFIAFKVPLKKSFEKNLAPEECFSPLDLFNKIQEQNEELGLIIDLTYTRRYYKLEDLPETIPYLKICTIGHQVPDDDTIFKFQCAVNGFLKENKDNDRLIGVHCTHGLNRTGYLICRYLIDVEGMWPDDAIELFNRSRGHCLERQNYIEDLRNGPIRKNRDSSVSRTSGFEDSVHMMETVHTANKSVNQGPKYNLHPTPGYPTSRRFRTQTQDFQQSERKFSQNQNIYQRGHIPPPGPHGEDCLQRRYSWNVKPNASQAAQNRRWYPGSYYRLPYPTYYRWTK